Part of the Gemmatimonadaceae bacterium genome, GCGCGGACAATCCGGTGTAGGCGGGTGGGGTCACGCGCACATGCCATGCGCCGATCGGCTGATCGCGCCGACCCGTCGCCACCGCAGTGCTCCGCCCGGCACCAATGCGTTGGACTTCGGCGGCGGGGCGCGTGGCCAGCCACAGCCCACTCGCGACGCCGCCGAGGAATAGCAGCGGCCCGGCCAACTGCGCCCGAGCCAGCAACGGCAGTCGACTATTGGCCGACGCGATCGCGGCGCGCGATGCGGCCCCGACTGATTGCGAGAGCAACGCCGACGGCGAGGCCCCGGTGACCGACTGCTCCACCCAGGTAACCAACGCATAGCCGCTGCCCTGATGCTCCTCAATCCAGAGCGCCGCGCGCAGCAACGACACCGTACCGCGTTGACGCACGACAATGATGCCAAACGCGACGGCTGCCAGAAACGACACCGTGCCAATGATCCCGGCGTCGAGACGGCCGCGCCCGAGAAGATGCAGGATCAGCCACGTCGCGAAACCCACGCCCGCTGACTGCAGGACGCACCGTGTCCACACGATCCGCGACAGACGCCGTCGCACGCCAGCAACAGCCGCCAGCACCGGATCGCGCGCGGCGCGCATCGTCGACAGATCGATCGTCGTCATGTCGTCGCCGTCGGCGGTCGGCGGCGCACGCGCCATTCCAGCAGCAACAGCAAGAGCGCCGCCGCATAGAGGCTCGGTATCAGCCATGCGGTGACACCTCGCACCGGTCGAGGCGCCGCACGCGCGTCACCAGAAAACTCCGTCACCGGCGCCAAGGCCGAACCCTGCACTCCCTGCACGACAAGCGTCGACGCGGACACCATCTCGCGAGGCGCACACGGCGCCAGCAACCGATCGAAAAGTCCATTGGCCGACGCGGACAACAACGCATCGCTGGCCGCGGTTGACCGGATTGCCACGACACGATCGCATCCCGACTCTGTGCGCCGCTCCGTGGCCGCCACTCGGCCATCGCTCCACCACGCAATCGCCATCGCAGTGTCGGTGGTGTCGGGGATCGCCGTCACGGCCCACGCACCCACCACGGCCTGCTCATTGGCCACCACCGCACCGGTCGAATCCGCCGTGGTAGCGCGCCGCCACCCTACAGGCACACCGTCACTGGGCCAGAAGACGCGCACCGACGGCGTTTCTCTGCTGGGTGTCGGTTCGCCAGTACGGGTCGCGCGCGCGACACCCACGGTATGTGACCGAGTCGCGCCTGACCGCACCGACGAGCGTCGCGCCGCGTGCCACGCAAAGGCCGCGCGCACCACATCATCACCCGCGTTCGCGCCGACACGATCGAGCGCCACGACCGTGGGCCGACTGGGGGGCGGGAATGCCGGGTGGTGCGTCACAACGCGCCCGGGCCACGCCGCACGCCAGGCAGCCGCATCTCGGCATCGTGTGCGATTGGCGCCTGTGAGAGCAGCAGGTGCAGGTCGATCGAATCCGTTGGGGCATCCCGCGCAATGCGCCCTGCGGCACGCCACGCAACCGGGAACAGCACGCCAAGCTCGTCGCGTGCGCCGTCCGACGAGTCCGCCGCCGCGAAGATGAATCGAGCAGCGCGCGGCGCTCCGGTATCCGCTGATGTCACGATAGCCCGCATCGCCAGGGAGTCGTCCGTCACACCCGCGTCGCGCACCACCAACACGACGCGAGCACCAGAACCTCCTTGCCAGCGCGGAGCGGCCGCCGCGAGTCCGGCCAGTAACAACGCGACGATGCGCAGCAGCAACAGCCACACATCACTGGGGTGCCGCGTGCGCGAAATCGCGCGCACCGTGCGTTCGGGGAGGAATCGCGCCGTCGGCAACCACAATTCCGGCGGGCGCCGTACCGACAGCAGATGCAACGCCGTAATGGCCAACGCCCCCGCAATCGCACCAGTGAACACCAACGGCATTCCCAGCGTCATCATGGTTGATCCGGCCCCGGCGCGTCATGGGACGCACCGTGAACGGCTACCCCGCGCCCGAGCCCCCCGGCGATCTGTCGGACCATGCGCGCCACGGACACGTCAGTCCTCGCCTCCATGTATCCGGCGCCCGCCGCGCGCCAGCGTTGCGCGCACTCCTGTCGAAACGCATCGAAGCGCGTGCGATAATCAGCCTGCATCCGACCATCCATCGGGCGAAACAGGCCGGTCGCATCCGGGTCTCGCGCCAGATGAATCCCGCTCGGCAAACTGAGTTCTTCCCGCGCCACCACATGAAGGCACTCGACAATCCCGCCCGCGACGGTGCGTTGGGCGGCCACGCGCAGCAGCGCGTCGCCGTCACCAAGCAAATCGGAAATGATCACCACACGCGCCATCGCCGGCAGCGCGTTGAGCAGCGGAGACAATGGCATATCGGCGCCAACGTCTATGCGGTCGAGCGTGTTGGCCATTGCACCCAGTGTGCCGCGTCGGGTCCGCGCCGCCAGTCGTATGGGACCACCTTGCCCAGTGACAATCAGCCCGATGGGATCACCCGACGCATTCGCCACGGCGGCCAATCCCACGGTCAGCGCACATGCCAGCGACCATTTGGACGGCGGTCCACTGCCTGCCGCCGTCGCATCCGACGCCGGGAATCGCATACTGGCTGAGGCGTCGACCACAAACCACGTCGACAGCAGCGCCCGATCATCGGTCAGTCGTACGAAGGCCCGATCACTGCGCCCCAGCAACTTCCAGTCCAGTTGGCGCGGATCGTCACCCTGTCGATACAGCCGATATTCGGTGAATTCGCCCGACGTCCCGCGTTGCCGACTGCGATGTGCACCCGGCAGTGCCGCACCGACCGCGCGCCGAGCCGGCCAGCGCACCCCGCGCAGGGCATCCAGCAACGGACCGTAGCTGCGTGGAGACACGCGTCGCGCCTCGTGCGCGCGCGT contains:
- a CDS encoding DUF58 domain-containing protein, with product MSPRSYGPLLDALRGVRWPARRAVGAALPGAHRSRQRGTSGEFTEYRLYRQGDDPRQLDWKLLGRSDRAFVRLTDDRALLSTWFVVDASASMRFPASDATAAGSGPPSKWSLACALTVGLAAVANASGDPIGLIVTGQGGPIRLAARTRRGTLGAMANTLDRIDVGADMPLSPLLNALPAMARVVIISDLLGDGDALLRVAAQRTVAGGIVECLHVVAREELSLPSGIHLARDPDATGLFRPMDGRMQADYRTRFDAFRQECAQRWRAAGAGYMEARTDVSVARMVRQIAGGLGRGVAVHGASHDAPGPDQP